One window of Ziziphus jujuba cultivar Dongzao chromosome 5, ASM3175591v1 genomic DNA carries:
- the LOC107433668 gene encoding cytochrome P450 81Q32-like, producing the protein MYSFTYIYVVSTTCEFVGVTVAGTDTSSMTMESAMSLLLSHPHAMERVQVEIDTNIGQGRLLEEQDLPNLKYLQNVINETLRLYPPVPLLVPHEAPDDCVVSGFDVPRGTMLVVNAWAIHRDPNLWENPTKFMPERFENWNGDQGVGLIPFGGGRRGCPGAGLANQLITLALASLIQSFEWETPSQKEVDMSEGLGLTMPRVKPLEALCTPRRKLLGAFTI; encoded by the coding sequence ATGTATTCATTTACTTATATATACGTGGTATCTACTACCTGCGAATTCGTAGGTGTTACTGTTGCTGGGACTGATACTTCATCAATGACCATGGAATCGGCAATGTCCCTACTGCTAAGTCATCCACATGCCATGGAGCGGGTTCAAGTTGAGATAGACACCAATATTGGACAAGGCCGACTATTGGAGGAACAAGACTTGCCAAATCTCAAGTATTTGCAAAATGTAATCAACGAGACACTCCGTTTGTATCCCCCGGTTCCACTTCTAGTCCCTCATGAAGCACCTGATGATTGTGTTGTTAGCGGCTTTGATGTGCCACGTGGAACAATGTTAGTGGTTAACGCGTGGGCAATTCACAGAGACCCCAATTTATGGGAGAATCCCACCAAGTTCATGCCGGAAAGGTTCGAAAATTGGAATGGTGATCAAGGAGTTGGGCTAATTCCATTCGGTGGTGGAAGGAGAGGATGTCCAGGGGCTGGTCTAGCCAACCAGCTGATTACATTGGCACTGGCTTCGTTGATTCAGTCATTTGAGTGGGAAACACCAAGTCAAAAGGAAGTCGACATGAGTGAAGGCTTGGGCCTCACCATGCCACGTGTCAAGCCTTTGGAGGCTTTGTGCACTCCACGTAGGAAATTACTAGGTGCATTTACTATTTAA
- the LOC107420541 gene encoding MFP1 attachment factor 1 — protein MSDQEKITTPPPPEQNSTTEATQEEHSSEPKEVNNPEKTNHMSFSIWPPAQRTRDAVVNRLIETLSTPSVLSNRYGTMPKEEASVAARRIEEDAFATAGSSAAADDDGIQILQVYSKEISKRMLEAVKARNSSASAVADVASQPETANVSSITSEDVTQPDTESY, from the coding sequence ATGTCGGACCAAGAGAAAATTACGACACCGCCTCCACCGGAGCAAAACTCCACGACGGAAGCCACACAAGAAGAACACAGCTCGGAGCCAAAGGAGGTCAACAACCCGGAGAAAACGAACCACATGAGCTTCAGCATATGGCCACCGGCGCAGCGCACCCGCGATGCGGTTGTGAACCGCCTGATCGAGACATTGTCCACCCCTTCCGTTCTCTCCAACCGCTACGGAACCATGCCCAAGGAAGAGGCCTCGGTTGCTGCTCGCCGCATTGAGGAGGATGCCTTTGCCACCGCCGGTAGCTCCGCTGCCGCCGACGACGATGGCATACAGATCCTGCAGGTCTATTCCAAGGAGATCAGCAAGCGCATGCTCGAGGCCGTCAAGGCCAGGAACTCCTCTGCTTCTGCTGTCGCTGATGTTGCCTCGCAGCCTGAGACGGCGAATGTTTCGTCCATCACCAGTGAGGATGTTACTCAACCTGATACTGAgtcttattga
- the LOC125422901 gene encoding uncharacterized protein LOC125422901 produces MGITDDASKIRTATLYLSDTAMLWWRRRHSDIERGTCTFHTFDDFKKDLKRQFYPENAEDEARSRLRRLKQVGHIREYIKEFTNLVLEISDLSDKDSLFYFMDGLQPWAKTELKRRGVQDLASAIAYAEGFIDYSNQRDSLKPKEWKDNHGKGGGEPSRSKEDEREESAHKPKSSKWKPPREGKDASKPKNSCFLCDGPHWVRDCPKRKGLNAMTTQYEEKQEEGASIGSLQLLNAIKAAPKETKKGGLMFVEAKLNGVPTKALVDTGASHNFLSVEEAQRLGIEATKGRGSVKAVNSDAKPLQGVARGVNTTIGDWEGQLNLTVVSMDDYKVVLGMDFFNQVKAFPLPFANKLCIMDGGTTCMVPTEQASKREAKVLSALQVEKEEQLNLVATQKPSEDAPSHIKTSPKVQDVPKELNQGSLCAVASSCGDNERKHVEAKGGTLVKPLSQPHKVHEGVIEPHRKSLPIVGKGGKEAPKKGKPRKAPMVVATSPDKDVEATPADRVVQREGVPNYLVKEKDLLNGEVSGEHEDTQRQLKDHIRRARKKARRGRREFRWGRVSRPAKKE; encoded by the coding sequence ccactctctaccttagcgacacggcaatgttatggtggagaaggaggcatAGCGACATCGAGAGAGGTACGTGCACTTTTCATacttttgatgattttaaaaaggatctcaaaaggcaattctatccggagaatgccgaagatgaggcaaggagtcgccttcgacgactcaagcaagtaggccatatccgagaatacatcaaggagttcaccaacttggtgttggagatctcggacctatcggataaagactcccttttctacttcatggatggtctacaaccttgggccaagacggagttgaagaggcgtggagtacaagatttggctagtgccattgcgtatgccgaaggcttcatcgactactccaaccaaagagactctctaaagccaaaggaatggaaagacaaccatggaaaaggtgggggagaaccTAGTAGGTCCAAAGAGGATGAAAGGGAAGAAAGTGCACATAAGCCAAAGAGCTCAAAATGGAAGCCGCCTAGAGAAGGTAAGGATGCTTCCAAACctaaaaactcttgtttcttatgtgatggaccacattgggttagggattgtccgaagaggaagggtttgaatgccatgactacccaatacgaggagaagcaagaggaaggagctagtataggttccttacaactgttgaatgctatcaaggctgctccgaaggagacaaagaagggtggcctaatgttcgtggaggcaaaactcaatggggtgcccaccaaggcgttggtggacacgggtgcctcacataatttcctatcggtggaggaggcacaaaggcttgggatcgagGCAACCAAAGGAAGGGGCTCCGTAAAGGCGGTGAATTCCGATGCGAAgccactccaaggagttgctagaggtgtGAACACCACCATCGGGGATTGGGAGGGCCAATTGAACCTAACGGtggtgtccatggatgactacaaggttgtccttggtatggacttcttcaaccaagtaaaggctttcccactcccatttgcaaacaagttatgcatcatggatgggggaacgacgtgcatggtgcctacggaacaagctagcaagcgggaggcTAAAGTCTTGTCGGCACTGCAGGTTGAGAAGGAGGAGCAACTCAACCTGGTTGCTAcccaaaagcctagtgaggatgccCCAAGCCATATcaagacatctcctaaggtacaagatgtgccaaaggagttgaACCAAGGGAGTTTGTGTGCAGTGGCCTCAAGTTGTGGAGACAACGAGAGGAAACATGTGGAGGCTAAGGGAGGGACCTTAGTCAAACCACTGTCTCAACCACACAAGGTGCATGAGGGGGTGATAGAACCCCATAGGAAGTCACTTCCCATTGTAGGGAAAGGGGGCAAGGAAGCCCCAAAGAAAGGTAAGCCAAGAAAGGCACCCATGGTAGTAGCGACTTCACCCGACAAAGATGTGgaagccacacctgcggatCGAGTCGTTCAACGTGAAGGCGTGCCTAACTACTTGGTGAAGGAGAAGGACCTGCTGAATGGTGAAGTAAGTGGGGAGCACGAggatacacaacggcaactcaaagatcacattcggcgggcaaggaagaaggcgcgacgagggcgtcgcgagtttaggtgggggagagtgtcacgtcccgcgaaaaaggagtaa